The Cyanobacterium sp. HL-69 genome segment TATATCGCTAGCTTAGAAGGATTAAGAGTTAAAAATTGGAATGAAAAGAATAAAAATAAACAAGAAAAAAAAGGTGCAAGATACGATTTAGCTAGATTGTTAGAAAAACATTCTCGTAATTTTCAACAAGAAATAAGTATTAATAATATAGACATATTTGATTTTGCAATTATTGATGAAGCTCATTATTTAAGAAATTCGGAAACAGCTAATAATAAATTTGCACAACTTTTGAGAGAAACCAGTAAAAATTTAATTTTATTAACGGCAACACCTATTCAAATTAGAAGTGAAAATTTATATCAATTATTAAAATTAATTAGTCCCGATGATTTTTTTGATAAAAGAACGTTTGAAGAAATGTTGCAAGAAAATAAACCTATTATTAATGCCCTTAAATTAATCTGGAAAACTACTCCTGACTTAGATGAAATAAGAGATATAGTAAAAGAAGCCTCCAAGTCATATTATTTTAAAGAAAGTAACAGATTTAGAATACTGTGCGATGAATTACAAGACTTAGACAGCATTACTCATCATCAACAAGTTAAATTTAGTAATCTCCTTGAAAGTTTATCTTTATTAGGACAATTTATGACAAGAAATAGAAAACGAGAGGTTTTACCGAACCGAGTGCAAAGAAAACCTCAAACTTTGACCGTAAAATTTACCAAAATAGAAAAACAAGTATATGAATACATAACTTATAAGATTCGTATTCAAGCACTAGGAGAATCTAAATTTAATGTTTTTAGATTAATGGCTCGTCAAAGAGAAATGGCTAGTTGTATGGCTGCAGCTTTAGAGTCTTGGTCAAATAAAAAAATTAATGATAATACTGAAGAAACCCTCTTACAAAATATTCTTAATACTGACCATCTTACATCTATTTCTTCTGATTATGAAGATGAAGAACTTTTTGAAATTTATGGTTCTCAATTAGATGCAGATATTAAGCATAATAATTACACGAAAGCTAGTTCTCAAAATATTTTTTGGAAGAAACCCATTAATCCATTTCCTCTTCAAAAAGAACAATCAATAAAATTTATTAAAGAGCTAAAAACTATTGATACCAAATATAAAAAATTAGTTGAGTTTATAAAAAATCAATTAAGTATTAATGCTGAAGAAAAATTTGTTTTGTTTGCTTTCTATCGTAATACTCTTTCTTATTTAAAAGAAAGATTAGAAAAAGATGGAATTAAAAGCTTTTTGATTCAAGGAGGAATGAAAAGAGAAGAAAAAAGTGAAATACTTGCTAATTTTAAAAATAAACAAAATGTATCAATTTTATTGTCTTCAGAAGTAGGTAGTGAAGGAATTGATTTACAATTTTGTCGTTTCATTATTAATTATGATTTGCCATGGAATCCAATGAAAGTAGAACAGAGAATTGGAAGGCTAGATCGACTTAATCAAAAACATGAAACTATTAGTATTGTTAATTATAGTATCCAAGATACTATAGAACAATATATATTAGAAAAGCTTTATCAAAGAATAAAAATTTTTGAAAATAGTATTGGAGATATAGAGGAAATATTAGGAGAGAAAACTGAAGAACTAATTTTAGAATTATTAGATCCATTTTTAACAGAAGAAGACTTAAAACAGCGAGCGGAAGAAACTACCTTAGCTATTAAATCAGAGATGGAACAACAAAGAAAATTAGAAAATGAAGCGATGAATTTAGTTGCTTTTTCCGATTTTATTTTGGGTTCTATTAATAATAGTAAAGAACAAGGAAGATGGTTAAAATCAGGGGAATTAATATCATTTGTTGCAGATTTTTTTAAGTCAGAATATCCTGGAACAGTAATAACTCATGATAAAAATAACATTGGTGAACTTTATGAAATTAATTTATCATCTGAGGCAAAAACAGATTTAAAATTATTTACTCAGAAACATCCTTTTTCGACTAAAACAGTTCTTTTCGCTCAACCAGTGCCATGTTTTTTTGACCCTAAAAATACAAAAGCAATGGGTAAAAATTATGAGTTGATTGATGCAACTCATCCTCTAATTCAATGGATAAGGAATAAATATACGAAAGATAACTCTATTAATTATTTCTATAGTATTTCGGCTTCTCAGTTGTCAATGAAAGAAATCAAAAGAAAAAATATTAAGCCCGATATTTATGTTTATGTGGTTCAAAATTGGAAATTAGAAGGACTAAAAAAAGAAATTCGTTTAGCTTATAAGATTATGTCATTGGAAAGGCAAAATTTTTTATCTGATGATGATGCTGAATATTTAATCAATACAACGGCAAGTTATGGTGTACAAAAATATAATGTTTCTAACTTAATTAATTTAGAAAAAATTATCGAAATTTATGAACAATGTGAGGAAGAACTACAAATTGATTTCGCTAATGTTGAAGAACAGTTTCAAGCCGAAAATCAAGATCGTTGTAATGTGCAAGAAAAATCGGCGAGATCTTACGCAGAAAGAAAAAAAATATTTTTTCAAAATAGAATTGAACAATTTTTAAGCGAAGGTAAAAACATAATTATTCCTGCGGAAGAAGGAAAACTCAGAAAAGTTGAACAGGAACTAGACTTTACTTTAAAAAATATTGACTTAAAACGTCAAGTTGTAACTTCAAATCCCACTTTAGCAACAGGTTTAATTTTTATGGAGGATTAAACAATGAGTGATTTATTTCTTAATTTAGGTATTGATTTTGGTACAGGTTTCACCAAAGTTTGCGTCAGAGATACAGATCGTGGTAATTCATGGGTTGTAAATTTTACAGCAGAAAAACAACTCATTAATGACACTTTATTACCTACTAAAATTTTAATTAAAAATAATGGCGAATTATTAACAGGATTAACTTTATCAGAATGGAAAACCGTTATAGCTAATGAGGGAATATTAATTGATTTTATTAAAATGCGATTAGCTCATATTGATTTATCAAAAGAAGCAAAAGTTTATTCTTTTGATAAATTACCCTATTATCAAAACAAGGACTTAAATACAGCTGAACAGATAGAAAATCTTTGCACCTTTTATCTCAGTTGTGTAATTATTAAAGCAAAACAATGGGTATTAAAAAATAATCATGAATTAGTTAATAACTTAGATATTAGTTGGTCAGTCAATGTAGGAGTACCCGTCAAATACTTTGATTCTTTAGCCATAGAAAGATTTAAAAAAGTGATTCGTTTAGCATTATTATTAACGAAAAATCATCCCCATAATTTTGAATCACTGTCTAAGAGAATGACAGAAACTCGTCAAAAATTGGCTGAATTGAGTATGAATAGAGATGATAATGATATTCCTATTCCTGGATTTGCCGTTCCAGAAATAAAAGCCGCAATCTATTCTTATACTATGTCCCGTCAAGCTCAAGATGGCATTTATATTTTTTTTGATATTGGTAGTGGCACAACTGAGGGAGTTTCCTTTCGTTTTTATAGAGAAGATGATACACCCAAAATAGAATTTTATTCTGGAGAAGTTGAGGCCATTGGAATAAATGCTTTAGCAAAAGAAATAAAGATAGTTAACAATACTGATTTAGAAGAGTCAAAAATTGTGAAATATTTACAAAAAAAAGATGATTTATTTGTTCAATCTATTGATAAATATTCAGAAAAAATATCTCGTTCGCCATGTACAGGTGAGACAGTTGTTTACAATAAATCAAACATCATTATTACTGCTGAAAATATAAAATTCAGACTAAAAGAAACTGATAATGATAAGGAAAAATTATTGTTGTCTAGTATTCTTACCATGTATTTTATTCGTAAAATGGTAGCAGAAGTTATAGTAGCTTGTAAGAAAAAAAATCCTGAATACTTTAAAACGAAAGTTGAACATCATCAAGATTTAACAGTTTTTATTGGAGGTGGTGGACAACCTTCATATTATTATCGAAACACAATTGAATCTACTCATATAGTTTTTAAACAAAAAAATATAGATATTCCAGCTTATGAACTTAAATATGTACCTTATCCGGGAGGAGGATTAACAGAAACGGAAGATTTTAGTATGAGTGGTATTTCTCCTAAATATTTCCATCGTTTTGCTATTGCTTATGGTTTATCAATTCCTGATGGAGAAGGGGCAGAAATAGAAGGTTTTCCATCATTATATGAAGAAAAAAAATCTGTTGAACCTCAGCCTTATATGCCTCAAATTGGTCGCTATCCAGATGATAGTAGTTCAATGTAAATGAAATAGCCATAGCATAATATTTAGACACCACTAGCAATTTAAAACGTTTGAGTAACAAATCTGCGAAAAGTGTCGTTAAGGTGAAGGGCTATCTAGTTACCAACTTCTTGGAGAAAACCCCACAAAGTTAACTTTGCTTCGATTTTAATTTGTTATTAATTAATCCATTAAAATGCTAAAGTTATTGGTAGAAAATGTTAATGTAGTTGTAAATATTATTTAAGTTTTTTCAGAAAATGAAATAGGTTAAAAACTTTTGTAAATAAATAATTCAGTTATTGGACTTATCATTACTATTTATTCTGTTGGTTTATATCAAACTATGAAGATTAGAAAAATATTATCACAATTTTAAACATGAACATATTTAAGAATATTAAACAAAAAGCTCAAAATACAGGAAAGGTATTATTACCATTAGTTAAACAATATTTAGACGTAAATCCTGAAGAGCAAGAGATAATTATTAAACCACAAGCAACCGTATTCTTATGTAAACAAGTTCAGGGAAAAGTTGAAAAAATAAAAAGTTTAAAACCTGACGAAAAAAAAGGATTAATTGCTGATATTGAACATAATAGTATTAATATAACTATCCACTTCAATCCTGAATGTATCACTCTTAAAGAAGATTGTATTCAAGGGCAAATAAAGTTAATTAATAAACCCGATATTAAAACTGATTCAAAAGTTTATAATACTTTAATCGCTGGTTGGAAAGTCTTTTTAGGTGGTTATATTCCTCAATCTGCTTTACCTGAAAATGTTAAAGTTGAAGGGGATAAAGTATTTTATACATTTCCTCGTAATCAACTAAAAACCTTAGAAGCATTGTTAAAAGGCGTGAAAAATGAATCTGTTTTCAACACAGATATTAATGAAGGTCAGTTTACTATTAAAAGTAATGTTTCTCTTGACTGGAATAACATTGATATTCAGGCTTTTTTATCAAGTTTTAATTCAAAATAAAAGATTTGTCTTTTTAAAAACCCCTTTTTGAAAAGCTCTTGAAAAAAACATGACTTATTGCTTTTCCTCTCTCATTTGTTCAATGTCATGCCAAAATTCAGCTTTTGTAATATTTTTTAAGGTATCTTGACGCTCTTTTGTATAATCACCATTTCCCCAACCCATTTCTTGTAAAAAACGGATAGTATCTACTTGCCCTAATTCTTTAACTAATGCTTGATAGCCTTTTTGTTTTAATTCAATTGGGATCATTTTTTAATTTCCTCTGATATTGCGGGTTTTAGTAAGTAACGACCTGATATTACCAGCCTTAGTTCTCTGTTTAACCCTATGTTGAGCATTCGCAATTACCTTCTCCAATAACTCAGGGTCATTTTGACAGATGCTGAAGTACGCCTCTACGAGAGTTTCTAAGGTAATATCATTATCTTGGCAGAATTTACGAATGTCATTATAAATTCCCTCTTCTAGCCTTACCCCCATCTTTTTATTAACAATAGATGGTAAACTTGCTAATTCTTTTTCTAGGGAACTAATCATATCTTCTTCTGGTTTTTCTTCATTTATAGTGGGTTTTCCCTCGTTTATTAATTGATCTTCACGAGGAGTTACTTTTACTTTAGGATTTTTACTTTCCTGTTTGATTTTATCTAGTAGGCTCATGATTATTAATTACTGAAGTAACATCTGCGGATAAATAGGGTTGAATTTTGTCGAGTAAGCTAGTGATGGGATATTCTAGGTCTTCTTTTCCTATATCCCTTGGTAATACTTGCTCATTGATTGCTCGTTTGTAAATATCACTTTCAAGGAGGTTAGGAAGCATTAATTCTTTACCCACTAACTCCTCCATCACCGCAATACTTTCCTTAGTGGTTTTAGTCGGATTTAACCCCACCCATTTAGCGCGAAATGGTATCACTCCCACCATAGTACTATTGCTCAATAGTGCTTGATAAGTTTTGAGTAAGTCTAAAGTTCTCACTAGAGATTGTACCCCCTTCACATTAGCTTCTGCGGGAATTGCCCAACAAGTACCTGCCCCCATGGATGTTAGGGCTAAGTGCGATCGCTCTGGGGGTGGGTCAATGATGACCATGGCAAAGTTACGAGCAATCTTATATTCAGGGTCAATATTAACCCCTACTTGATAAATCCTTTGTTTGAGAATAGTAAGACTCATGCCAGAAGCAGCTAAATAATGATTAGCATTTTCTAACTGGTCAGTGGCGGGAATAATAAATAGATTATCCTCATTAGGTACAGGATGAATAGCACTGTAGAGGGGAACTTTATCCTCTCCATTGGTAATCACCTCTAAGAGAGTGGGGTGGTCATCAGGGGGTTCAACCTCTAAAAAAGCAGTTAAACTCGCTTGAGGGTCAGCATCAATGAATAATACGGGTAATCCCTTCCTTGCTAAGATTCTGCCCAACATTAATGCCACCGTAGATTTCCCTTGACCTCCTGCCAATGCCAGAGGTACAAAACAGGGACAGTCTTGTTTATACATTGGTTGTTATGTGTAAAGTTACCAATGAGTATAACAACTATGGTGCAATAGTGCAATGGCACTATTTAATAAATGTACTTTATTATTTTTGAGATAAAGTATTTTAGAATAAAAGTTAATTATTGCTATAGTTTAATAGTAGTAAGTATCAAAGTAAACTATGTCCGAAGATGAAGAGTCGTTATCCCGATAACTGGAATGAGATAGCCTTTAAACAAAAGGAGAAAGTTAAATGGCGTTGTCAAAAATGTGGTGTGCAGTGCATTAAACCAGGGGATAAGACGGCTCATCTTAGTAAATCGGAACGTGCCAAAATAACTATGGTGGTTCATCATTCTAATTATCAACCAGAGGACAACAGAGAAGAAAACTTGGTTTGCCTTTGTACAGCTCGTCATTTGAGTTACCATACTGGCAAACGTGGGAATATTAGCATCGGTCAGTTATCCCTAGATTTAGACTTTTAGATTATTTGGTGATAGCTTACAGCCCTTACCTATGCTTACCTCAAATGCGTGAGAAGATATACACTTTATTAACTACAGCCCTTATCATTAACTCATGAGAGAAGAAGAAGAAACGCTTATATATTACATCTCACCTACCAATAAAATTCACTCTAACCAATGCCGTTACTTCAAGGCAAATACTGAGGGGTGGCAGAAAATGAGTTCTTACTCAGAGGCGATTTCCACAGGAGCTAAACCTTGTCAGATTTGTTGTTCTCAAATCTCTGTTTCCCCCATTGAAACTACGAATAAACAACAAGATTTATTGACCCAACCAGTTACCGATTTCTCCCAATCCTCTAGTCAGGAAGATGTTAAAACCTCTGGGAAGAAGAATAAGCGCAGTATTGCTTGTTCTATAACCTCTTTCAACACTACTGAAAAACTGAAAACTACCAGTACGCAACAGGATTTATTTACTCAGCCAGTCACCAAACAACCCCAATCCTCTAGTCAGAACGATGTTAAAACTTCTAAGAAGAAGAGTAAGAATAAGAAAAAAACCCCGGCTAAAAGGTATAAAATCCTTGCAGGTAATGGATGTCATCAAGCGATCTCAGAGGTGCAAGGTATCTTAGTACCCCCCATTGATGATGAGAGTAGCTACCAGTTGATATTACCCGATGGTTTAGCCCTTAAAGCCACTTTTAGCAATCCTTATCTTGAGTCATTAGCTCTTAAGCAACCTAATATTTTAGGGGTACATTGGTTTCGGGGTTATCCCAAAATGCAGGATACTAAATTAGTCAGCTTTCAGATTGTGGGATGGGACGGCAATATGCCCACTAATGAGCAAGGATGGGAAAGGTGGGAATTTATCGGATTATGGACACTAGAGAAAACCCTAACTGTCCAACGTTCTATTACAGCCCGAACGGTTAGAAAAGAAGCTAGAAAAACAGGATTTATTACAGAATTTAAGTTTACTTTCAGCAATACCGAGGATTGGGTTAAACAAAAGAAGCTGTGGATTGGCTATGTTTATAAGTTAATTTGTCGCAGGGAAGGGGATACCCTCAAAATACAAAAGGTAATTCCCTATGCTTGTCCTCGCTTTAAACCAGTAGCCAAACCTAAAAAGAAAACTTTGAATAAGGATAAGTCAGGTGAGCAAAGTCCGCCTAAATTAAAGGATAAGTCGGGTAAGCAGATTTCATCTAAATCCAATGATAAATCTAGTGAACAGATTCCGCCCCAATCAAAAGATAAATCTAGTGAGCAGATTTCACCTAAATCAAAGGATAAGTCGGGTGAGCAAATTTTACCGAAGTCTGTTGATCTCAAAGAGGTAAAAAAAGAAGAAATAGCTTCAACGGCTGAGATACTAAACCCAATTGATAGCCAACATCAAACGGCTGATACACCAAGTCCAAAAACTGAGAGCCAAACACAAACCCCTAATGCACCAAACTCAATTGATAGTCTAAACCCAACAGCTGATACCTCAAACCCAACGGTTGATACCCCAACAGAAGAAAAGAAGGAGGATTAAAATAGGGCTATTCTTGATGGAAGTTAAAAATAATTAACTAATGTTCAAATAATATAAAAAAACAGTTATTTAGTGATTATTATAATGTTATAATAAATAATTAATGCTACTAACAAGATGAATAAAATTAGGAAGTGTATTAAATTTGTTGAGAAGTATCATAAGTATTTCAATACTATTACTGGAGAACAATATTTATCCACAACCAAGTTCATTTCTCAGTTTTATTCTGACTTTAATGCTAATAAGATAGCCTATGATTTAGTTACTACTAATTACCGTTACCAAGAACAGTATGCTGATTACTCTACAGAAGATGCAGTTATTCATCTGAAACAAGAGTGGAATAAAAGAACACAGGTAGGTAATACAGTTCATAATTATTTAGAACTTTATTTGAAAGGCATTTTATCCAAAAAGAATGCCAGAATTCATCAATTAACTACCGCTTTTGATAAACTCAGACTACGAGTCGGAACTTATTTACTATAACTATATCCCAAAAGGCTTTTTTTTACCTTTATATTTCAACAAAAATCATAAAGTGTCATTTCTAAATAAAATTCGGAACTTTGTCACAGTTAATCTGTAGTATTTAAGAAATATTGTAAGACTATTATATAACCTTTACTATTAGGTGGTTTCAGCTACTTTGCCGATTTTGCAGTTTCCCTAGCTTTACGCCAAAATGGGCAAGTTTGATTTAAATAACTTATCAATTAACGCTAAAAACTAATTTATTTGTACTGAGTTTTTGAAGACTGCCCCTCATGACACAAACCCTATGTTTCCCCCATTATGCACAACCCCCAAAACAAAAATGTTAAAACAAGTTGAACCAAAATTCCACTGAGTTCTATCGATACTTAATACCCATGGTTGAGGTATTTTCATCAGTTTGACGATAGTTTTAGCTACCTGAGTAAAATTTAGGTCAAACTGAGCAAAAAATCTCTGTAATCTTTTATAACTTGATTCTGGTTTGGCAGATGTGCAAAAAGCTAGGGAAAGGCTCGTTAAGTCAACGGTGCGCACTCTAATTAGTGCCATCAAGAATAATGCCAGAAAATTGAGTCTTGCACCATGCCATGGTAAATGTTGTTTCAAAGTATCCCGAAGTAAGTTAACCTGATTCATAGGAGCATTTGTGTGGTTTTTTGTTAACTTCTATCAAACCTCCTACCTTCCTACATTGCAACCCCTTTCTTTATTTTTTTGTCCTGTACTGAGCCTTTTTTCATATCATTACAGTATGCAATAATTAATCAGATTATTTAACAATATAAACTAGCAAAGCAAAAAAATGCACGAGATCAATCTTTCAGTCGCTGGCAAAGCCAATTCAGGGAAAACTACATTAACAAGATCTTTATTGAATAAAGAAGTAGGAGAAGTAAGAGATGAGGCTGGCATTACCAAAGAATCCTCAATACACAAACACCCCACTGCCACTGCAACAAATTTTGAGTTCAACATTATAGACACACCTGGTTTTGAAAATGCTCAAGCGATTATCACGGCAAAAAAATATGTTGGAGATCTAGATATATTCAATGATCCTGACCCAGATTGGGCGCTTGATCTTATAGCTCTAAAGTCTGTGATGAAATCAACCATAGTTTTGTATTTAGGATCACTAGAGGTCTCACCCACTAACGATCACAGAGATGAAATAACATTAATCAAACAATATACAAACGCTCCCATTCTTGGGATTCTTACGAAAGAGAAAGCTACATTAAGAGCATTTGATAACGATCAAGAGGCAGTTGATAACAGAATAAGATTATGGCAAAATATGTGTGAAAGCAGTAAATGCCGTGATGTTATCCAATTAGATGGAATAAATGATAATCCGACAAGTATTTTGAACCTTTTTGAAACGATTGAGAAACATTTACCTGATGACGAGAAAAAATATTTTGCAACCGCAATTGCCAATTTTTGGGACGACAATCAGAAAGCAATTGATATAGCAACAGAAATGTTGGCGACTAGCATTCATACTTGTCAGAGCTTTAGAAAACAAAAAAATAATGTCCCATTTCGTGATAAAGATTCCACTATCACAAGATACGAACTCGAGCTAGAACAAGAAGTACAAACTGAAGACTTCTACTTTCGGAGAAAGATTGAATCATTATTCAAGTTAGTAAGTGCTTCTCACCGTATTAATAATTTTAATAATGCAGATGTACAGGACAAAACACAAAATAATTTTGGATTTATTGTTGCTAGAATAGCGTCAGATGCCACAACTACGGCTTTTACTGCAGGTTTACTTGGCATAGTGATCGGATTTGCTATAGCTGGACCTCCAGGAGCATTGGCAGGTTTGGCTTGGGGTACTGGGACAGGAGGCGGTACTGCCGCTATTGGAAGTACAGTTAAAAATGTAAGAAATACCGAAAAAAGTTGTGATATTGTTGTATCATTAAGCAATGATAATCTTGATGGTATTGCAAGAAGTGGGGCAAGTATTATTGAGATAATGAGTAATCAGCTTCGTGGTGCGGGAGAAAACATACAAACATCAGATTTCCAAAAAACATTTCAAAGATTTTTCAGAGAGAGAAGTGAAAGTAGAGATTGGAAAAGTGCAGATATACAAACTAAAAAGCAATATATAACAGAAATATTAGAGGAAAATAGAGTTGTTGCGAGATAGGAGATAATAGAAAAAACTGACTAAGTGGAGAGAAGTAAAATGTTCAATATTGACAAAATACTTAATCAAGATCGACTCCTCAGAGGCACCACAGGATTGAATCGCAAAGCATTTGACGATTTATAAGGCGGAAACATAGGGTTCGTGCAATCAAGTGCAACTTGATTAAATTTAATTAAAGTTAGTCAATTTTTAGCCTTTATTGATAAGTTATTTAAATGTAACTTCCCCAAGAATAGTCATTTATGGGGAAGTTATTTTAAATATATATTGCAAAGACTTAATTTACTGTTCCTAAGCATAGCCTCACCAAACATCATTTATGGGCAAGTTCAAATTAAGACACCCTCAGCACCCCCTCTATTAATATTTAACTGCATACTATTTGATATTTATCAAATACTTATTCATTAATATATTTGTAAAACTTATCATTTGAGATAAAAAAAAAGCTTTAGCAATCAAAGAATAAAAAAGAGTGAAAATATTGCTATATATAGTCTTTAGCTTCTCACTGCCCCTCATGACATGAACCCTATGTTTCCGCCTACATGGATGCAGCCTTAAATCAACTACAAAGCCAACAAATCATTTATCCAGAAGATGTGGCTCGTTTGTCTCCTCTGGGGTTTGAGCATATAAATATCCTGGGGCGATATAGCTTTAATTTATCTGAAGATTTGAAGAATGGTGCGATGCGTCCTTTGCGTGATTGGAATGATTTAAATGAATTTGAAACTGAGCTTTATTAGTAACTATATTCTATTTCCTCTCTGGGTTTGCAAGGGCTGTAAATATTGATACACA includes the following:
- the parA-3 gene encoding plasmid partitioning protein ParA — translated: MYKQDCPCFVPLALAGGQGKSTVALMLGRILARKGLPVLFIDADPQASLTAFLEVEPPDDHPTLLEVITNGEDKVPLYSAIHPVPNEDNLFIIPATDQLENANHYLAASGMSLTILKQRIYQVGVNIDPEYKIARNFAMVIIDPPPERSHLALTSMGAGTCWAIPAEANVKGVQSLVRTLDLLKTYQALLSNSTMVGVIPFRAKWVGLNPTKTTKESIAVMEELVGKELMLPNLLESDIYKRAINEQVLPRDIGKEDLEYPITSLLDKIQPYLSADVTSVINNHEPTR
- a CDS encoding Superfamily II DNA/RNA helicase, SNF2 family, coding for MTHSNWNPEIEGQKVRIKNAPSKKGLTTGKIRKSAGRTLVQVKFGTNEKSYKQYEQLELYQEDISIRDLFAQGKFGQPEDLRKILTLEKVKGELTNIFYSMESSNTDFYPYQFKPVLKFLDSPVSRLLIADEVGLGKTIESMYIWKELQAREDAKRLLIVCPAMLRDKWRDDLKTLFNIDAEIVGAKELLQKVKLVTQKGNQISFIYIASLEGLRVKNWNEKNKNKQEKKGARYDLARLLEKHSRNFQQEISINNIDIFDFAIIDEAHYLRNSETANNKFAQLLRETSKNLILLTATPIQIRSENLYQLLKLISPDDFFDKRTFEEMLQENKPIINALKLIWKTTPDLDEIRDIVKEASKSYYFKESNRFRILCDELQDLDSITHHQQVKFSNLLESLSLLGQFMTRNRKREVLPNRVQRKPQTLTVKFTKIEKQVYEYITYKIRIQALGESKFNVFRLMARQREMASCMAAALESWSNKKINDNTEETLLQNILNTDHLTSISSDYEDEELFEIYGSQLDADIKHNNYTKASSQNIFWKKPINPFPLQKEQSIKFIKELKTIDTKYKKLVEFIKNQLSINAEEKFVLFAFYRNTLSYLKERLEKDGIKSFLIQGGMKREEKSEILANFKNKQNVSILLSSEVGSEGIDLQFCRFIINYDLPWNPMKVEQRIGRLDRLNQKHETISIVNYSIQDTIEQYILEKLYQRIKIFENSIGDIEEILGEKTEELILELLDPFLTEEDLKQRAEETTLAIKSEMEQQRKLENEAMNLVAFSDFILGSINNSKEQGRWLKSGELISFVADFFKSEYPGTVITHDKNNIGELYEINLSSEAKTDLKLFTQKHPFSTKTVLFAQPVPCFFDPKNTKAMGKNYELIDATHPLIQWIRNKYTKDNSINYFYSISASQLSMKEIKRKNIKPDIYVYVVQNWKLEGLKKEIRLAYKIMSLERQNFLSDDDAEYLINTTASYGVQKYNVSNLINLEKIIEIYEQCEEELQIDFANVEEQFQAENQDRCNVQEKSARSYAERKKIFFQNRIEQFLSEGKNIIIPAEEGKLRKVEQELDFTLKNIDLKRQVVTSNPTLATGLIFMED
- the tnp2 gene encoding group IS10 transposase; the encoded protein is MNQVNLLRDTLKQHLPWHGARLNFLALFLMALIRVRTVDLTSLSLAFCTSAKPESSYKRLQRFFAQFDLNFTQVAKTIVKLMKIPQPWVLSIDRTQWNFGSTCFNIFVLGVVHNGGNIGFVS